CCGGGAGGGCCGCCGTTCCCCTGTCGCCGCTCATGGCCGCTCTCACTCCTCGCCCTGCCGCCGTCACCGGCTCCTCCGTCGTTGTATCTGCACATCGTTGCACGCGCGGGCCGCCTGGTGTGAGCTCCCGCAGGCTGTTCTCACGCAGGCCCCGCCGGCGGGCGCCGGCGACGGCACCCACCGGGTACGGAGCACCGCGGCGGACGGGGGCGTCCCCGTCCGCCGCGGGCGTCGTGTGCGCCGGTCAGACCGGCGCGGCCTCCAGCGACAGTCCGGCCAGCGCCTCCGCCGCGGCCACCCCGCAGACCCGGGCGCCGCCGTGGGTGGCCAGCACGGTCACCCCGCGGGCCCCGAAGGTGTCGGCGAGGCCGTGCACGGTGCCGATCTCCACCACCACGGCGTCCGGGCGGGCGGTGACCAGGGCCAGCGCGGCCCGCCGCATCCACGGGTGCCGGTGCACGTCGCGCACCACGACCACCAGCGGCCGGTCGACGGCCGCCCCCAGCAGCGGGGCGACGTCCACGTCGGCCCCCTCGGCGGCCACCGGGACGTGCAGCAGGCCGGAGCCCTCCATGCGGGTCGCCGGGGCGCCGATCCGGGCGTGCGTGGTGCCGGGGACGAGTTCGGCCAGCGGACCGGACACCCCCAGGGGTGTCGTCGCCGACCGCGATGTTGGCGCCGGGGGCGAACTCCACCACGTGCGGCACGCCCCGGACGGGACGCAGCTCGCCGTGGATCCGCAGCGCCCGGCGGGCGGCCGTCAGGCCGATGCCGACCTCTCCGTGCGCGCCGGCCTGGGCACGGCGCTCGGCGGCGGACCAGCGGGCCACCGCGCGGTTGCGCTCGGCGGCCTCGTGCAGCCGTTCGGCCGGCAGCCGGCCCTCGCGGACCGCCCAGACCAGGGCGTCGCGCAGGTAGAGGAAGGCCGCCTCGTCGTCCAGGCCGCCGCCCACGCAGATGGTGTCGGCACCGGCCGCGATCGCCCGGACGGAGCCGGCCGCCACGCCGTGGGTGCCGGAGATGGCGCCCATCTCGATGCCGTCGGTGACGATCAGCCCGCGGTAGCCGAGCTCCTCGCGGAGCAGGCCGGTGAGGATCTCGCGCGACATGGTGGCCGGCAGCGCGCCGTCGTACGCGGGGAAGAGGATGTGCGCCGTCATGATCGCCTTGACGTCGGCGGCGATCGCGGCGCGGAACGGCTTGAGGTGCTCCTGGACCTGCTCGGGGGTGAGGTCGATCCGCGGCAGCCCGAGGTGCGAGTCGCCGGAGGTGTCGCCGTGGCCGGGGAAGTGCTTGGCGCAGGCGGCGACGCCGGCGGACTGCAGGCCGCGCACGTAGGCGGCGGTGTGCCGGGCGGCGAGGTCGCCGTCGGCGCCGAAGGAGCGGACGCCGATCACCGGGTTGTCCGGGTTGGAGTTGACGTCCGCGTCCGGCGCGTAGTCCAGGTTGATGCCGACCGAGGCGAGGTCCAGGCCGATCGACCGGGCGACCCGCCGGGTGAGGTCGGGGTCGTCGACCTCGCCCAGCGCGAGGTTGCCCGGGTAGGAGGACCCGCTGGTCACTTCGAGGCGGGTGACGTCGCCGCCCTCCTCGTCGGTGGCGACCAGCAGGTCCGGGTTGAGCGCGTACATCTCCGCGGTCAGGGCGGCGACCTGCTGCGGGGTACGGATGTTCCGGCCGAACAGCGCGACGCCGCCCAGCTCGCCGGAGCCCAGTCTGCGGCGCAGCCACTCGGGGGCGCTCAGCCCGACGAAGCCGGGCTGGAGCACCGCACCGGCGTCCGTCAGCAGTTCGAGGCTTTCCGTACCGGGAATCGCCATGGTTCCTTCCCTGGGGTGTGGGGAGTGCTGGGGGTGCGGGGGTGAGGAAGGGCTAGCCCTTGACCGCACCGGCGGTGAGACCCGCCGACACCTTCTTCTGGAAGATCACGAAGAGCACGATCACGGGCAGCGACACCAGCAGGCCGCCGGCCATCTGGGAGCCGTAGTCGGCGCCGCGGGTGGGCGTCGTGGCGTAGAAGGTCAGCCAGATCATCGAGGTCTTCTGGCCGCCGGTGGACAGCAGCGTGTTGGCGACGATGAACTCGTTCCACGCCTGGATCCAGCTGTAGACACCGGTGGTGATCAGGCCGGGCAGGGTGAGCGGCAGGATGACCCGGAAGAACGCGCCCCACTGGGTGCAGCCGTCCACCATGGCGGCCTCGTCGAGCTCGGCCGGGATGTTGACGATGAACGAGCGCAGCGTCCAGATCACGTACGGGACGGTGAAGACCAGGTAGGCGAGCATCACGCCGAAGAGCGTCCCGGTCATGCCGGCGTTGTTCATCACCACGAACAGCGGGACGATGATCGCCAGGAGCGGCACCATCTGGACGACGAGCATCGAGACGATGAAGAAGTTCCGGCCGCGGAAGTTGAACCGGGCGACGGAGACGGCCGCCAGGAAGCCGACCACCAGGCCGAGCAGCACCGCGCCGACGGTGATGGTCACCGTGTTCTGCAGGGCCGGCAGGAAGTCCGTGTCGCCGAAGACGGTGCGGTAGCTGTCCAGCGAGAAGATCCGGGGCCAGAACGCGGGGTCCCGGGCGATCAGGTCCTTGTTCGTCTTGAACGTGGTGATGATCATCCAGTAGATCGGGAAGCCCATCACCGCGGCGAAGCCGAGGCCCAGGGTGTTCCAGACCCAGGTCATCGTCCGGCTCTGCCCGGTGGGGCGGACCTTGGCCCGGACCTTGGCGGCCGGCGCGAGCGGCGGCGCGGTGGTGGTCGCCTGCACGTCGATGGAGGTCATCGGTCCTGGGCTCCGATCTTGAGCATCTGGCGGATGTAGAAGACGAGCACCGCCAGCATGAGGACGATCATGGTGATCGAGATCACCGAGCTGTCGCTGTAGTGCGAGGCGACGATGCCCTTCTGGTACAGGTAGGTGCCGATGGTCCAGTAGCCCGGCTCGGGGGCGGTGTTGCGCAGCGAGAAGATCTGCGCGAAGACCTGGAAGTCCCAGATGAAGCTGAGTGCGGCGCTGATCATCAGGAACGGCCGGATGACCGGGATCACCACGTGCCGGAAGGCCTGGAAGGGGTTCGCGCCGTCCAGCTTGGCGGCCTCCATCAGCTCCGAGGGGACCTGGGTCAGGGCGGCGTTCAGGCCGAGCACCAGGAACGGCAGGGCGCCCCAGATGATGACCGCGGCGCCGACCACGTAGAGGCCGACCGTCGGGTCGGCGAACCAGTCGTAGTGCTTGGTCTTCTCGTCCCCGGTGAACAGGTAGCCGATGTAGTCGACGACGCCGCCGTTGGAGGCGAACAGCCAGCGGAAGACGGTGCCCGTGACGAGCGCCGGGATGGCCCAGACGAACATCATCACGGTGATGCAGGTGACCTTGACCCAGCCGGAGACCCGGTTGAGCAGCAGGGCGAACAGCATGCCCAGCACCATCGAGAGGACGACCAGCTCCGCCGTGAAGTACACGGAGCGGAGCACGACCTCCCAGAACTGGCCGTCGCCGAACACCTTGGTGAAGCCGTCGAACCCGACGTACTTCCCGAGCGCCGGGTTGACCAGGTACGAGTACCGGTTGATGTTCTGGAACGACAGGTCGAAGAGCTTGAACAGCGGATACGCGAGGACCCCGACCAGGGCGGCGATCGCCGGCAGGATCAGCGTGTACGGGATGTAGTGGCCCGCGGCGAAGAAGCCGCGTCGCTGCGGCTCCTTCACGGGGGCGGGCCCGGACGTCTCGGACCGGATCACGGTCTCGTCGGTGGTCACACTCATCAGGGTCCTTCCCGGGCCCGCGGAACTGGTCGGTCCTGGCGCGCGGGTGGGCAGTCCGCATCGGTCGCGGACTGCCCACCCCTTCGGCGCTCGGTGCTGGCGGTCCGGGGAGCCGTTGCCGGGCTCCCCGGACCGCTGCGGTCAGCGGGTTCAGCCGTTCAGGTCCTTGAGGACGGCGTCCTCGGCCTTCTTGAGCTCGGCGGCCGGGTCGCCACCGGCGGCGATCGCGCCGAAGGCGGTCTTCAGGGTCGTCTCGTCGGCGCCGGACCACAGCGGCGAGTTCGGGATGAACCAGGTCTGGCCCTCGGCGGCGTCACCGGTGGCCTTGTTGGCCGGCGCGGCGGCCTTGTACGCGGCGACCAGGTTCTTCGCGTTCGGGATGGCGAACTTGGCGAGCGCGGTCTGCTGCTGGGTGTTGGTGAAGATCTGCAGGAAGGTCGCGCCCAGGCCCGCGTTGGCGGCCTTGGCCGGGACGGCCAGGTCGGAGCCGCCGAGGAAGGCCGGGGTGGGGGTGCCGGCCGCGGTGCCCGGGAGGGCGATCGAGGCGAGCTTGTCCTTGAGGCTCGGGTCACCGGTCTTCGGGTCGGCGACGGAGCCGAGCTCCCAGCCGTTGCCGACGATGGCGGCGATGTTGCCCTTGGCCATCAGGGCGTCCTGGGTGGCCTCGTCGGTGGTGGTGCCACCGGTCGAGAACTGCTTCTGCAGGTCGTTCCAGACCTTGACGCCCTCGACGAACTTCGGGTCGGTCAGGGTGCCGGTCCACTTGTCGCCGTCCGACTTGGCGACGATGCCCTTGACGCCGAAGCTGCCGGCGCCGAAGGAGGCGGCGGTGTACCAGTTCTGGCCCGGGAGGTAGAGGGCGGAGAAGCCCGGGGTCGAGGCGTTCGCGGCCTTGACCTTGGTCAGCGCGTCCTTCAGCTCGGCCAGGGTGGTCGGCGGGTTGGTGACGCCGGCCGCGGCGAAGAGGTCCTTGCGGTAGATCAGGACGCGGGCGCCGGCGTAGTACGGGATGGCGTAGGTCTTGGAGCCGTCCGGGGTCTGGCCGGAGGCGGCCAGCGAGTCCAGGTACTTGTCCGAGTTGTCGAACTGGCCCTTGACGCCGGTCAGGTCGACGAAGGAGCCGGCCTCGATGTACTTCGCGGCCTGGGTGTTGCCGAGCTCCAGGGCGTCGGGGGCGTTGCCGGAGAGCAGCGCGGTGTCGAGCTTGGTGGTGTAGTTCGTCCAGGTCTGCCACTGGATGTCGACGTCGGCGCCGGTCTGGTCCTTGAACTGCTTCTTGGCGGCCTCGACGACGTCCGGCCAGCCCTTCTGCGCGTCGTCCATCAGCCAGACGGTGATCTTCTTGCCCTTGCCGTCCTTGCTGAGGGTCGCCTGCTTGGCGTCACCGGAGGAGCCGGACGAGGAGCAGGCCGAGGCGACGAGCACGGTGGCAATGGCGGCCACGGCGGCGAGCTTGCGGTTCAAACCATCCTCCAGATGGATGTGCAAGGGAATTGGCACCGGGCTGTGGGGCCAAAGCCCTGAAGCGGCGTGCCTGGGGGAGTGTCACCGGTGAAAGCGAGGGGGCATGCGGGGGTGGAGCTGCTGACCGGCTTTGAGGAGTAGACCATTGGTGTAGACCAACTGCCCTGGAGATTGGCATGGACCAAAGGCACCGTCAAGGGTTTCTCGCCGGCTCCGTGCACACCGTTATCAACGCTTGACACGCCCGTGTGCGTCTGGTGGCCCAGGGGCCTTGGACTGGACCATCCCGGCGGATATATCGGGCCTATCACCCATGAATGGGCACAGATGGTCGACGATCCGTTCCGGCGGCTAACGGGGCCTCAAGTAGCCCTTAAAGCAGCCTTAAGGGAGCCGGCCGTAAAGGCCCGATCACCCTTCGTGTCCACTCGACAACGGCTCTGCAACGACTCCCCGCGGTACTCCTGTGCGCCGTTGACTCGCCCATTGGTCTGGTCCACGCTTCGCAAACTGGTCTGTACCAAAGTGCGGATCACACCCGACCCCCGGAGGAATGCGTGAAGCGTCAGCTGACAGCAGCGATCGGTGTCGCGGCTCTGGTGGCCTCGGCCGCGGGCTGCAGCAGCGGGGCGGCCGGAGCCTCCGCCGCTTCGGCCGATCCGAAGAACTCCACCGGGACGGTCACCGTCTGGCTGATGGGCGAGGCGCAGGACAACTGGCCGGAGCTCGTCCAGCAGGTCAACGACCAGTTCGCGGCCAAGTACCCGAAGGTCGAACTGCGCCTCGCGTACCAGACCTGGAAGGACAAGATCGGCAATCTGGACGCGGCGCTCCAGGCCAACAACCCGCCGGACGTGGTCGAGCTCGGCAATACCGAGACGATGAAGTACATCCTCAACGGCTCGCTCGCCCCGGTGGACCGCACCTCGTTCGACAACAACGACACGTGGATCCGCGGCCTGGTCAACACCTGCACCTACCAGAGCAAGCTGTACTGCGTGCCCTACTACGCCGGCGCCCGGGTCGCCCTGTACAACTCGGCGATGTTCCGGGAGGCCACCGGCGCCGCGGAGGTGCCGGCCACCGAGGACGACCTGCTGGCGGCCCTGGACAAGATCCAGTCCAAGAACCACGGCCAGGGCTTCTCCGCGCTCTACCTGCCCGGTCCGTACTGGTACGCCGCGATGTCGTACGTCGCGGCGTACGGCGGCGCCATCGCCAAGTTCGACAACGGCGGCCGCTGGCACGGCACCCTCAACGAGGCCAAGGCCCAGCAGGGCATCGCGCACTTCGTCGACCTGGTGAAGACGTACAACCACGGCGACCTGAAGGTGAACGAGCTGAACCAGGCCGCCGTCCTCGGCAAGCACCGGACGGCGATGCTGTACGGCAACGGCTGGGAGGCCTCCGCCGCCCTCGACCCGCTGTCCGGCGACCCCAAGCTCAAGGACCTGGTCAAGGTGGCCGGCATGCCGGGCCCCAACGGCAAGCCGCTGCCCTCCTTCATCGGCGGCTCCGACCTCGCGGTGACCGCCAAGTCCCACGTCCAGGACCTGGCCAAGGACTGGGTCCGGATGTTCACCAGCACCAAGTCCGAGCAGGTCCTGGCGGACAAGGACACCCTGCCCAACAACCTCACCCAGCTGGCTCCGCTGAAGGACAAGCCGGCCACCGCCGCGGCCGCCAACGCCGTGCCGGACGCCTGGTTCACCCCGCTCGCCCCCGGCTGGTCCGCGATCGAGAAGCAGAACGTGCTGGTCGACATGCTCGACGCGATCCTCGCGGGCACCTCGGTGGACAAGGCCACCAAGGACGCCGACGCCAGGATCGACCAGCTGATCAACAACCCGTCCTGACGCCTGCGCCGGGCTCCGGAGTGTGCTCCGGGGTCCGGCACCCGTAGGATCGTCGGGGAACACCCACCGCAGCGAGTGTGCGGACTCGCCGCCGTAATGAGGTCCCCGCCGGGCAGCCGCCCGCCGCGGGGTTGAACCATCTCAACGGAGGCACACCACGATGTCCGACCAGCAGACTGTCCCCGTCCCCGGCAGGATCATGGCGGCGGAGATGGCCGAGCAGCCGGCCGTCCTGCAGCGCATCCTCGACGAGGGCGCTCCCAAGATCCGCGAGATCGCGGCCGAGATCGCCACCCGCAACCCGCGCTTCGTGCTGCTCACCGCGCGCGGCACCTCCGACAACGCCGCGCTGTACGCCAAGTACCTGATCGAGGTGCTGCTGGGCAAGCCGGCCGGCCTGACCTCGATGTCCACCACCACGGCCTACGGCGCCCGGCCCGACCTCACCGACTGCCTGGTGATCACCGTCAGCCAGTCCGGCGGCTCGCCCGACCTGGTGGCCTCCACCCGGGCCGCCCGCGAGGCCGGCGCCATCACCCTGGCGGTGACCAACAACGCCGACTCGCCGCTGGCCGAGGTCTCCGAGTTCCACATCGACGTGCTGGCGGGCCCGGAGAAGGCGCTGCCGGCCACCAAGACGTACACCGCAGAGCTGCTGGCCCTGTACCTGTTCGTCGAGGGCCTGCGCGGCGGCGAGGGCGCGGCCGCCAAGGACCTGCCGGGCCTCGCGGCCGGCATCCTGGAGCGCCAGTCCGAGGTCAAGGCGCTGGCCGAGCGGTACCGCTTCGCCCAGCGGCTGGTCATCACCTCGCGCGGCTACGGCTACCCGACCGCCCGCGAGGCGGCGCTGAAGCTCATGGAGACCACCTACATCCCGGCCTCCCCGTTCTCCGGCGCCGACCTGCTGCACGGCCCGCTGGCCATGGTCGACAACGTCTCGCCGGTCATCGCGATCGTGCCCGACGGCAAGGGCGGCGAGGCCCTCCAGCCGGTGCTGGACCGCCTGCGCGGCCGCGGGGCGGACCTGGTCGTGGTCGGCCAGCAGGCCCAGGTCGAGGCCGCCTCCGCGGGCTTCGCGCTGCCGGCCGGCGTGCCGGAGGAGGTCCAGCCGATCCTGGAGATCCTGCCGCTCCAGCTGCTGGCCTACGAGGTCACCATCGCCCGCGGCCAGGACCCGGACGCGCCGCGCGCGCTGGCGAAGGTCACCGAGACCCACTGAGCAGGGCACGCGAAGGGGCGCCGGGGTGAATCCCCGGCGCCCCTTCGGCGTATCGGTGCGGCCGGCTGCCGCTGCGGCCCGGTCGGACGCGGAAAACACTACGGGCCACGGCGCCGACACAGGACCCTCAACCTGTGCGGCACCGCAGCCCGGAGCTTTCGTCGGAGCAGCCTTGCCGGGAGTTGTGCGGGACTCCCGGCCGGCGGTCTCCGACCGAGGAGACTCCCTGCGCGGTCAGGGCAGTGTGCGCGGGGCGGTCTCCTTGGTGCTTCTCCATTGTGGACTAGACCAATCCGGGTTGTCCAGAGGGTCTCCGAAATTGGTCTGGACAACATCGCGGAGCGCCCGCCGGGGCCGACTTCGTTAGGCTCGCCCTGTGCCCTCGCTGAACGAACTCGTCCGCCGCCACACCACCCTCACCGGTGCCGACGTGGAGTGGCTGCACCTGCTGGTCTCGGAATGGCAGCTGCTGTCCGACCTCTCCTTCGCCGACCTGGTCCTCTGGATCCCCACCTGGGACGGCATCCGGTACGTCTCGGTGGCCCAGATGCGGCCCAACACCGGGCCGACCTCCTACCAGGACGACATGGTCGGCCACCTCGTCCCGCGCGGCCGCCGGCCGCTGCTGGACGCGGCCTTCGACGAGGGCCGGATCGTGCGCGAGGGCGACCCGGAGTGGCGCGAGGAGGTGCCGGTGCGGGTCGAGTCGATCCCCGTCCGGCGCGAGGGCAGGGTGCTCGGGGTGATCGCCCGCAACACCAACCTGCTGACCGTCCGCACCCCGAGCCGGCTGGAGCTCACCTACCTGCAGAGCGCGTCCGACCTGGCCCAGATGATCGCCGCCGGAACGTTTCCCTACCCGGCCGAGCAGGTCGACATGGACGCCGCCCCGCGGGTGGGCGACGGCCTGATCCGCCTCGACGCCGAGGGCGTCGTCACCTACGCCAGCCCCAACGCGCTCTCCGCCTACCATCGCATCGGCCTCGCCACCGACCTGGTGGGCAGCCATCTCGGGCGCGCCACCGCCGAGTTGGCGCCGCCCTCGCGTTCCGCGGTGCACGAGGCCCTGGTCAAGATGGCCAGTGGCTGGGCGCCGCGGCAGACCGAGGTGGAGGCGCAGGGCGGCGTGGTCACCATCCGCTCCATCCCGCTGAAGCCCAAGGGCGTGCTGACCGGCTCGCTGGTGCTCTGCCGCGACGTCACCGAGCTGCGCCGCCGCGACCGGGAGCTGATGACCAAGGACGCCACCATCCGGGAGATCCACCACCGGGTGAAGAACAACCTGCAGACCGTCGCCGCGCTGCTGCGGCTGCAGGCCCGCCGGATGGACTCCGAGTCGGGCCGGGCCGCGCTGGACGAGGCCGTCCGGCGGGTGGGCTCGATCGCCATCGTGCACGAGACGCTGTCGCAGACCCTCGACGAGCAGGTCGCCTTCGACGACATCGCCGACCGGGTGCTCGCCATGGTCATGGAGCTCTCCCAGGACGGCCTGGTGTCCACGAAGCGGGCGGGCAGCTTCGGCATCCTCTCCGCCGAGGTGGCCACCCCGCTCGCGATGATCCTCACCGAGCTGATGCAGAACGCGCTGGAGCACGCCTTCGACCCGAAGTCGGGGGGCAGTCTGGAGGTCGGTGCGCTGCGCGGGCGGGCGCCGGCCTCCGGCATCGGGTGGTCGGAGAGCTGGAACGACGGGGTCAAGCCCGAGGAGTACCTGCTGATCACCGTCCAGGACGACGGCCGGGGCATGCCCGAGGGCTTCGACCCGCAGCGGGCCGGCAACCTCGGCCTGCAGATCGTCCGGACCCTGGTGACCGGGGAGCTCGGCGGCACCTTCGACATGGTCGCGGCCCCGGACGGCGGCACCAAGGTCGTGCTGGAGATCCCGGTGAAGTAGCGGGCGCCGCGAGGCACCCGGGGCGTCGGCCCCGGGCGCCCCGCAGACACCACGAGGCCCTGTCGACCGGGGGTGGGTCGACAGGGCCTCTCAACCCGTTCCGGCCGTCGGGGGAGTCGGCCGGAACGGGGGCTATGGGTGGTGCGACGTCTCCTCGTGTGTTGCACACGGTGAGCGCCCTAGGTCCACGATATTGCTCTCAGTGAGCAGTATCAAGTACCCGGGCCGCTCTGCGTCGGCCGGGTCGCGCCGTGGTGCGGGACCCTTCGTACGGAAGGCCCTGGACTGCTGGGAAG
The Kitasatospora paranensis genome window above contains:
- a CDS encoding carbohydrate ABC transporter permease, giving the protein MTSIDVQATTTAPPLAPAAKVRAKVRPTGQSRTMTWVWNTLGLGFAAVMGFPIYWMIITTFKTNKDLIARDPAFWPRIFSLDSYRTVFGDTDFLPALQNTVTITVGAVLLGLVVGFLAAVSVARFNFRGRNFFIVSMLVVQMVPLLAIIVPLFVVMNNAGMTGTLFGVMLAYLVFTVPYVIWTLRSFIVNIPAELDEAAMVDGCTQWGAFFRVILPLTLPGLITTGVYSWIQAWNEFIVANTLLSTGGQKTSMIWLTFYATTPTRGADYGSQMAGGLLVSLPVIVLFVIFQKKVSAGLTAGAVKG
- a CDS encoding sugar ABC transporter permease — translated: MSVTTDETVIRSETSGPAPVKEPQRRGFFAAGHYIPYTLILPAIAALVGVLAYPLFKLFDLSFQNINRYSYLVNPALGKYVGFDGFTKVFGDGQFWEVVLRSVYFTAELVVLSMVLGMLFALLLNRVSGWVKVTCITVMMFVWAIPALVTGTVFRWLFASNGGVVDYIGYLFTGDEKTKHYDWFADPTVGLYVVGAAVIIWGALPFLVLGLNAALTQVPSELMEAAKLDGANPFQAFRHVVIPVIRPFLMISAALSFIWDFQVFAQIFSLRNTAPEPGYWTIGTYLYQKGIVASHYSDSSVISITMIVLMLAVLVFYIRQMLKIGAQDR
- a CDS encoding extracellular solute-binding protein; the encoded protein is MNRKLAAVAAIATVLVASACSSSGSSGDAKQATLSKDGKGKKITVWLMDDAQKGWPDVVEAAKKQFKDQTGADVDIQWQTWTNYTTKLDTALLSGNAPDALELGNTQAAKYIEAGSFVDLTGVKGQFDNSDKYLDSLAASGQTPDGSKTYAIPYYAGARVLIYRKDLFAAAGVTNPPTTLAELKDALTKVKAANASTPGFSALYLPGQNWYTAASFGAGSFGVKGIVAKSDGDKWTGTLTDPKFVEGVKVWNDLQKQFSTGGTTTDEATQDALMAKGNIAAIVGNGWELGSVADPKTGDPSLKDKLASIALPGTAAGTPTPAFLGGSDLAVPAKAANAGLGATFLQIFTNTQQQTALAKFAIPNAKNLVAAYKAAAPANKATGDAAEGQTWFIPNSPLWSGADETTLKTAFGAIAAGGDPAAELKKAEDAVLKDLNG
- a CDS encoding sugar transporter gives rise to the protein MKRQLTAAIGVAALVASAAGCSSGAAGASAASADPKNSTGTVTVWLMGEAQDNWPELVQQVNDQFAAKYPKVELRLAYQTWKDKIGNLDAALQANNPPDVVELGNTETMKYILNGSLAPVDRTSFDNNDTWIRGLVNTCTYQSKLYCVPYYAGARVALYNSAMFREATGAAEVPATEDDLLAALDKIQSKNHGQGFSALYLPGPYWYAAMSYVAAYGGAIAKFDNGGRWHGTLNEAKAQQGIAHFVDLVKTYNHGDLKVNELNQAAVLGKHRTAMLYGNGWEASAALDPLSGDPKLKDLVKVAGMPGPNGKPLPSFIGGSDLAVTAKSHVQDLAKDWVRMFTSTKSEQVLADKDTLPNNLTQLAPLKDKPATAAAANAVPDAWFTPLAPGWSAIEKQNVLVDMLDAILAGTSVDKATKDADARIDQLINNPS
- a CDS encoding SIS domain-containing protein, whose amino-acid sequence is MSDQQTVPVPGRIMAAEMAEQPAVLQRILDEGAPKIREIAAEIATRNPRFVLLTARGTSDNAALYAKYLIEVLLGKPAGLTSMSTTTAYGARPDLTDCLVITVSQSGGSPDLVASTRAAREAGAITLAVTNNADSPLAEVSEFHIDVLAGPEKALPATKTYTAELLALYLFVEGLRGGEGAAAKDLPGLAAGILERQSEVKALAERYRFAQRLVITSRGYGYPTAREAALKLMETTYIPASPFSGADLLHGPLAMVDNVSPVIAIVPDGKGGEALQPVLDRLRGRGADLVVVGQQAQVEAASAGFALPAGVPEEVQPILEILPLQLLAYEVTIARGQDPDAPRALAKVTETH
- a CDS encoding sensor histidine kinase → MPSLNELVRRHTTLTGADVEWLHLLVSEWQLLSDLSFADLVLWIPTWDGIRYVSVAQMRPNTGPTSYQDDMVGHLVPRGRRPLLDAAFDEGRIVREGDPEWREEVPVRVESIPVRREGRVLGVIARNTNLLTVRTPSRLELTYLQSASDLAQMIAAGTFPYPAEQVDMDAAPRVGDGLIRLDAEGVVTYASPNALSAYHRIGLATDLVGSHLGRATAELAPPSRSAVHEALVKMASGWAPRQTEVEAQGGVVTIRSIPLKPKGVLTGSLVLCRDVTELRRRDRELMTKDATIREIHHRVKNNLQTVAALLRLQARRMDSESGRAALDEAVRRVGSIAIVHETLSQTLDEQVAFDDIADRVLAMVMELSQDGLVSTKRAGSFGILSAEVATPLAMILTELMQNALEHAFDPKSGGSLEVGALRGRAPASGIGWSESWNDGVKPEEYLLITVQDDGRGMPEGFDPQRAGNLGLQIVRTLVTGELGGTFDMVAAPDGGTKVVLEIPVK